ATTGTGCGAGCGCGCCAGTTCGAGCATGCCCAGCAACACTTCTCTGGAGTACACCGCACCGGTCGGGTTGTTCGGGTTGATGATCACCAAGGCCTTGGTGTTCGGGGTGATTTTGGCTTTGATGTCGGCCAGGTCGGGGAACCAGTCGGCGCCCTCATCGCACAGGTAATGCACCGGATTACCGCCCGCCAGGCTGACGGCAGCGGTCCACAACGGATAGTCGGGCGCCGGCACCAGCACTTCGTCGCCATTGTTGAGCAGCGCCTGCATCGACATCACGATCAGCTCGGAAACGCCGTTGCCGAGGTAAATGTCCTCGATGCCGACGCCTTCGACCTGCTTCTGCTGGTAGTACTGCATCACCGCTTTGCGTGCGCTGAACAGGCCTTTGGAATCGCTGTAGCCCTGGGCGGTCGGCAGGTTGCGGATGACGTCCTGGAGGATTTCATCCGGCGCTTCGAAACCAAAAGGCGCCGGGTTGCCGATGTTCAGCTTGAGGATGCGATGGCCTTCCTCTTCCAGGCGTTTGGCGTGCTTGAGCACTGGGCCGCGAATGTCGTAGCAGACGTTGGCGAGCTTGTTCGATTTGCTGACCTGCATGGCGATGTGTTCCCGAAAATGAACGATCCAGGCGGCGCGTGTACAACCGTACTGGGAATCCTGCGTGATGCGCACAGGCCTGACGCCTTCGAAGGCGACACTCATAATCCGTTTGAATGCGCGGGGACGGGCTGCCAGACTGGCGTTTGACGAGGCGCAATCATACGTGCCGCCCGATCCGTGGAAAAGGTACAGATCGGGCTTTTTCAGCTGCTGAGGTGTGATGATGGAAAAGTTGGAAAAAACCCTGGAAGAATGGAAGTCGATGCTCGATCCGGAGCAGTACAACGTTTGCCGCCTCAAGGGCACCGAACGGCCGTTTTCCGGCAAGTACAACGACAGCAAAATCGACGGCGTTTACCACTGCATCTGCTGCAACGAGCCGTTGTTCGATTCGAAAACCAAGTTTGATTCCGGGTGTGGCTGGCCGAGTTTCTACGCGCCGATCGGCGACAGTGCGATGGTCGAGATCCGTGACGTCAGCCACGGCATGATCCGCACCGAAGTGGTCTGCGGAAAATGCGATGCGCATTTGGGCCACGTGTTCCCGGACGGCCCGCCGCCGACCGGCCTGCGTTATTGCATCAACTCGGTGTGCCTGGACCTGGTTCCCCGCACCTGACGCAAAACCTGTAGGAGCAGAGCTTGCTCGCGAAGACGTCGGTCCATTCAACATCAACGTTGAATCGTAAACCGCTTTCGCGAGCAAGCTCTGCTCCTACGGGGGATCGGTTTTGATAATTTAAATTGCACACAATTCAATTGCTCGCTATGTTCAGCGCTTCTTCTTGCGTCTGGAGCTTCGAACCATGAGCGACAACCTGCTGAGCATCCCGGTGACCACCATCAAGGGTGAACAGAAAACCCTTTCCGACTTCGCCGGCAAAGCCGTGCTGGTGGTCAACACCGCGAGCAAGTGCGGTTTCACCCCGCAATACAAAGGCCTCGAACAGCTTTGGCAGACTTACAAGGACCAAGGCCTGGTGGTGCTCGGGTTTCCCTGCAACCAGTTCGGCAAACAGGAACCGGGCAACGAAGGTGCGATTTCCGAGTTCTGTGAACTGAATTACGGCGTGAGCTTTCCGCTGTTCAAGAAAATCGACGTCAATGGTTCCGACGCTCATCCGCTGTTCGTGCAATTGAAGAAACGCGCCCCAGGCCTGCTCGGCTCCGAAGGCATCAAGTGGAATTTCACCAAGTTCCTGATTGGCAAGGATGGCCAGTTGGTCAAGCGCTTCGCCCCGACCACCAAGCCGCAGGACATGAGCGCCGAGATCGAAGCCCTGCTCAAATGAACGAGATGTCGGCCGATGCGCTGAAACTCGACAGCCAGCTGTGTTTCAAGCTGTATGCCGCTTCCCGGGCGGTGATTCGTGGCTATAAGCCGATGCTTGATCAACTCGGCCTGACGTATCCGCAATACCTGGCGATGCTGGTGTTGTGGGAATGGCAGGAAGCAGCGCCCGAGCAGCCGACCGTCAAGGCGTTGGGCGAACGCCTGGCGCTGGATTCCGGGACGCTGACGCCGTTGCTCAAACGCCTTGAGCAACTGCAACTGGTGCAGCGCCAGCGTTCGGCGCGGGACGAGCGCGAAGTGCACTTGAGCCTGACGCCAACCGGCAAAGCCCTGCGCGAGCAGGTCGGGCCGCTCAAGGCGCGGCTGTTGTGCGACAGCGGCGTTGACCTGAATCGCCTGAACGAACTGCGCGACGGGCTCGACCAATTACTCGGGCAGATCAAGGCGCTGGGGTAGTCGGTATCCACAAGTCAAGCAGGGCGGCCAGTTCTTCGCGGCGAAACGGTTTGGCCAGATAGTCGCTCATGCCCGCCACCCGGCAGCGTTCGCGTTCTTCGGACATGGCGTTGGCAGTCAGTGCGACAATCGGCAACTCGGGCCAGCGCCCGCTGCGGCGGATGTGGCGGCTGGCTTCGTAGCCATCCATCACCGGCATGTTGCAGTCCATCAGCACCAAGTCGAATTCACCCACTTCCAGTTGATCCAGCGCTTCGGCGCCATGCGCTGCCACCACGACTTCGCAGCCGAGTTTGCCGAGCATGCCTTTGGCGACCAATTGATTGACCGGG
The window above is part of the Pseudomonas prosekii genome. Proteins encoded here:
- the msrB gene encoding peptide-methionine (R)-S-oxide reductase MsrB produces the protein MEKLEKTLEEWKSMLDPEQYNVCRLKGTERPFSGKYNDSKIDGVYHCICCNEPLFDSKTKFDSGCGWPSFYAPIGDSAMVEIRDVSHGMIRTEVVCGKCDAHLGHVFPDGPPPTGLRYCINSVCLDLVPRT
- a CDS encoding MarR family winged helix-turn-helix transcriptional regulator yields the protein MNEMSADALKLDSQLCFKLYAASRAVIRGYKPMLDQLGLTYPQYLAMLVLWEWQEAAPEQPTVKALGERLALDSGTLTPLLKRLEQLQLVQRQRSARDEREVHLSLTPTGKALREQVGPLKARLLCDSGVDLNRLNELRDGLDQLLGQIKALG
- a CDS encoding glutathione peroxidase, with the translated sequence MSDNLLSIPVTTIKGEQKTLSDFAGKAVLVVNTASKCGFTPQYKGLEQLWQTYKDQGLVVLGFPCNQFGKQEPGNEGAISEFCELNYGVSFPLFKKIDVNGSDAHPLFVQLKKRAPGLLGSEGIKWNFTKFLIGKDGQLVKRFAPTTKPQDMSAEIEALLK